Part of the Catalinimonas alkaloidigena genome is shown below.
ATTTTTTCTTGCTGTTTTTCTGCTTTTGGGCAGAAAAATATTGAACTTCCTCAGCTAAAAATCAAAAAAACAAATGAAGCTATCCAGTTGGATGGTGTAATGAATGAGGATGTATGGCAGAAAGCAGATGTTGCTAAAGACTTCTGGCAAAATTTTCCAATGGATACTTCGCTGGCAATCGCACAGTCAGAGGTTCGCATGACCTACGATGATCAGTTTATTTACATCTTTGCTAAGTGCTATAGTACTTCTGAAGCGGGTGATCATTACTATGTGACACCTTCCTTGCGACGTGACTTCAGGGGGGCAGGTAATGATATGATCACCTTTAACTTTGATACTTTTCAGGGTCAGACCAATGCTTTTTCGTTCGGGCTCAACCCTTATGGGGTCCAAAGAGAAGGACTGATTGCTAATGGAGGCTCTTTACAGGAAGACTTTGACCTATCCTGGGATAATAAGTGGTACTCAGCTGCCCAGATTTTTGATGAATATTGGACTGCGGAGGTAGCCATACCGTTCAAAACCCTGCGCTTCAAAGAAAGAAGTACCGAGTGGCTCATGAATTTTTACCGCCTGGATAGCCATACTAACGAACGCGCGGTCTGGAGTCATATTCCGCGTAATTTTCGACTTTACTCTCTTGCCCATTCGGGAAAGCTGTTGTGGGATGAACCCTTAAAGAAACCGGGCGCTAACATTTCACTTATCCCCTATATAGCCGGGGGTATCCATCGTAAGCACCAGGAGGGTACGCCGACAGAAAAAAATCTGAATGTGGGGGGTGATGCCAAGATTGCTGTGACTTCTTCCCTTAACCTTGACCTGACCATTAACCCTGATTTTTCTCAGGTAGAAGTGGATGAGCAGGTAACCAATCTGGATCGTTTTGAGATCTTCTTCCCGGAAAAGCGGCAGTTCTTTCTGGAAAATGCTGATCTCTTCGCCAACTTCGGCATGGAAAACGCCCGCCCCTTCTTTTCTCGTCGTATCGGCGTCGCCATTGATTCCACCACCGGGCAGAATGTACAAAACCCGATTCGTTTTGGCGCTCGCCTGAGTGGAAGTATCAATCGCAACTGGAGAGTAGGCCTGATGAATATGCAAACCGGGGAAGATGAGACTATCAATCTGCCCAGTCTCAATTATACTGTTGGCGCAGTACAGAGAAGAATGTTCAAGCGTTCTAACTTATCATTCATCGCAATCAATAAACAGTCTCTTACAGATACGTTAACTGATGACTTTACCTTACAGTCTGGTATGTACAACCGTCTCTTTGGGATAGATTATAACATGGCTTCTGCTGATAATAGCTGGAATGGAAAGTTTTATTACCATCGCTCTGTTGATCCGGAAAACCCTGCAAACACCTATGCGCACGGAGCAAATCTGATTTATAGTACTCTGCGCTGGGACATCAGTTGGTTGCACCAGATGATTGGTGAAAATTTTAATGCTGAGGTTGGATTTGTACCTCGTACCGGCTTTAATCGTGTTATGCCTTCAGTAGCATATCGTTTCTTTCCCAAATCCAAAAGGCTGGTGAGTCATGGGCCGGGAATGGAATATCAGTACTGGTGGAATCAGGCATTAGGTATGACTGATTCTAACTTACGTTTTTTCTATGAGTTTATTTTCTCAAATACCAGCGAACTCACTGCATCTTACCTGAATGACTATGTCTACCTTTTTGCTCCTTTTGCCCCCAGCCGAAAAGGCATTCCTTTTCTTACAGGTGAGGACTTTAGAATGAACAGTATAGACATAACCTATTTATCAGACCGGCGCAAAAACTTTTTCTATGACCTGAATACCATCCAAGGGCAGTATTATGATGGCATACTCAATTATTTTAAAGGCACATTTAGCTATCGTGCCCAGCCTTATGGACTTTTTTCGCTGGATATGACTTATAGCCGCATCAAACTGGATGACCCTTATACCAGTGGTAACCTGTTTCTAATCGGTCCCCGCCTGGATCTTACTTTTACCAAAAGTGTTTTCTTCACCACCTTTATTCAGTACAATAGCCAGTTTGATAATATTAATGTCAACAGTCGCTTCCAGTGGCGTTTCAAGCCGGTATCAGATCTCTTTATCGTTTATACTGATAACTACGTGTATGATATCTATGACCGTGTTAACAATTTTGATGTAAAAAACCGGGCACTGGTTGTAAAGCTTACTTACTGGCTAAATATCTGATCATAAGCGAGGTTCCCGCATTGCCATAAATGAAAACAGCTTGCCGGACAGTACTTTGATATCTTCTTCCTTATGCAATGCATTTAGCACTACCCTGGTCACCGGCTCACTGTTTGGCTTAGGGTAAGGAAAACTGGAAAGCACACAGCTCTCTTCTACTGCTTTGCTGAGTTCGTTATGAGGCGTATAGAATACCGGGTAGGTACCAAAGTATTTAAACAGCCCGCTGCCTTTGACCTCCTGCTGAAACTGCTTTACCCTTTCTTTCAAGCTTGTTCTCGCTTCCTGATAAAGGGGTTGGGCCCTAAGAAAAGCATGCAGATAGGCAGGAGGAATAGGTGAGGCTGCCGTGAAAAATGGACTCTTTCTGAGTTGATTGACCAAATCTTTTGAACCGGCCACTGTGCCGCCGGGAATCCCCAAGGCTTTGCCGATAGAACCAACAATGGTAAGTTGGACATGCTTTGGAAGATAAGGCTTTACTTCTTTGATAATCCCTTCTCCTTTTGCGCCTACAACACCCAGCCCGTGTGAATCATCAATAATCACATGAATTTTCTTATCTGCAGGAAGGTCGGCCAGCCAGTTGAATTTATATTTTTCAGCAAAGAGCGGGTCTAATGAATTACAAACGATAATTACCTCTTTACTCGAAATAGCAGCAAACTGGGCGGGTAAAGATAAAACCCAGGAGGGAAAATTTCCCGGCCATACCTCCTGATCTGCCTGCCATACTGCCGGATGCGTTTTTGGCGCAAAAATATAGTAGGCATCTCTGGGCAAAGCATTCATCAACGCCTGCCCTGCCTGATAGCCGGAAGAAAAAGTGAGCACCGCCTCCAGACCTAAAAAACCTGAAAGGAAATGTTCCGCTTCCTCATAAATCGCTAATTGTAGATTAGAGGAGCGTGAACTGGAATAATTCCCTCCATAAGTCCTGATTCCT
Proteins encoded:
- a CDS encoding aminotransferase class I/II-fold pyridoxal phosphate-dependent enzyme; the encoded protein is MNTHALPGRTVKIDGQEKLYFSGTSYLGINHQPAYQQLLIEGIRTYGGNYSSSRSSNLQLAIYEEAEHFLSGFLGLEAVLTFSSGYQAGQALMNALPRDAYYIFAPKTHPAVWQADQEVWPGNFPSWVLSLPAQFAAISSKEVIIVCNSLDPLFAEKYKFNWLADLPADKKIHVIIDDSHGLGVVGAKGEGIIKEVKPYLPKHVQLTIVGSIGKALGIPGGTVAGSKDLVNQLRKSPFFTAASPIPPAYLHAFLRAQPLYQEARTSLKERVKQFQQEVKGSGLFKYFGTYPVFYTPHNELSKAVEESCVLSSFPYPKPNSEPVTRVVLNALHKEEDIKVLSGKLFSFMAMREPRL
- a CDS encoding DUF5916 domain-containing protein, with the protein product MNKFYPAAIFFIFSCCFSAFGQKNIELPQLKIKKTNEAIQLDGVMNEDVWQKADVAKDFWQNFPMDTSLAIAQSEVRMTYDDQFIYIFAKCYSTSEAGDHYYVTPSLRRDFRGAGNDMITFNFDTFQGQTNAFSFGLNPYGVQREGLIANGGSLQEDFDLSWDNKWYSAAQIFDEYWTAEVAIPFKTLRFKERSTEWLMNFYRLDSHTNERAVWSHIPRNFRLYSLAHSGKLLWDEPLKKPGANISLIPYIAGGIHRKHQEGTPTEKNLNVGGDAKIAVTSSLNLDLTINPDFSQVEVDEQVTNLDRFEIFFPEKRQFFLENADLFANFGMENARPFFSRRIGVAIDSTTGQNVQNPIRFGARLSGSINRNWRVGLMNMQTGEDETINLPSLNYTVGAVQRRMFKRSNLSFIAINKQSLTDTLTDDFTLQSGMYNRLFGIDYNMASADNSWNGKFYYHRSVDPENPANTYAHGANLIYSTLRWDISWLHQMIGENFNAEVGFVPRTGFNRVMPSVAYRFFPKSKRLVSHGPGMEYQYWWNQALGMTDSNLRFFYEFIFSNTSELTASYLNDYVYLFAPFAPSRKGIPFLTGEDFRMNSIDITYLSDRRKNFFYDLNTIQGQYYDGILNYFKGTFSYRAQPYGLFSLDMTYSRIKLDDPYTSGNLFLIGPRLDLTFTKSVFFTTFIQYNSQFDNINVNSRFQWRFKPVSDLFIVYTDNYVYDIYDRVNNFDVKNRALVVKLTYWLNI